One Thunnus albacares chromosome 12, fThuAlb1.1, whole genome shotgun sequence genomic region harbors:
- the LOC122993315 gene encoding myomegalin-like isoform X2 produces MLDLKMKETCRICGRDLCGNQRRWIFHPTAKLNLQVLLSHALGQELARDGRGEFACSKCTFMLDRMYRFDTVIARVEALSIERLQRLLQEKHRLRQCISGLYQKTNSEEAAVMGANDEPGDGMVDISGLTHAKYCSLLQEDLVYSLYESWADDGLDCPHHHHPQCTADPGSEVTVAGSHRCVPSTPRRCHGCSYWRVADSDYEAVCKVPRKLARSISCGPSTRYSASLIGGSVTGGGGGEAERKKLEESDEPPSSLTLVPGSRNPSRTSDSDRTLAGRASSSPSIASLETAEEYIQPGAVTDGPPSSPKEPIDDRISDSLSEEHMGAPHGQTSPAPSLSLALCLLQSYAVHRPVQSTKGSKLPVLLRRSSSNGGTRLGFPDPILGMSYGTPGGERYNHMPTPELDTPLIRLDVGIDQGLSLADMEDLLEDLYKEYPPPPPHQSLVEEQQSQLNQYECAAGQCVSELQKAQLQVQSLQAKVHESEANNLKLQEKLTEMECELRSLRQATQSQERTIQGLTESINTKDSEAQDLYQLIEGQNTTLCKLRELAHRNQLAQCKAPEGVSESLTLAQLQGELVGVQSSLFSLGLELEASQRSLRQSQRQGDDLVRFKDRLNSDLQEALQHRDVTEKHNQDLRCALQKIRSELQAKEASLKESEAERLSLVQERDRSIAQLKHSLQDKEQQLQEYSDMLESTGSSKPRDALLEKLRERIKDRDRALERSIDDKFRCVEEREGQVRRLQLALREKERDLERLRCILSNNEETITTLDALVRGKELELEQAAEAYRNLQWLKQQSEEKERNTLREKETIISQLQAALQARSQETQDLTAALVARVQAGPTEVVEELKARLALKEKLFQELLSDRSRQSNEHQTQVQDLLNTLSSKDQYLQDNSYRLSVVISERTGQLQELRRQLSLREQELCELRRDKEREMGGETEHLQTLLKEKEAFIKELMQGQEEAMQSSSKESEAEMKAIQEELQLVLKKEREAQKELSALRLSLAHQQTTKDSTDHQRVLEQLVSEYHKLNDALRAEKRLYQSLTHIHTKSDSSEKIQTLHTELDSVQALRGQLEEVLARTRNMALVLERAAKRQPDFGELSTEEEEEEEEGDDEDGSSDEFTDSIEEDDEKVTARSLASIQTSGRASGPEGVSGGLVRGLLAQRANGERDLQQLEKAKTTLERELEEIRSQLERDGYTSVAQMRSALQRLQQENQFLKANQGRAGVLGLRTNTEENHRSLNQEEEEEEEEEEEEEDIEEEEEDEEEETSSVPVGKRGPPCVSLSKERGKRHCTRPCSLEPGTLTSHHYKHQPETEVEPAGDRSEVGALWQDIDEGLREQAARLCSDLALSRQENRELQERLMVSEATVHAQAEQLKDYRDLLTETSVQQASKQVQVDLQDLGYETCGRSENEAEREDASSPEFDDLEMCTSLSHHQDYEGVGGSWYTGNSNNRGAYDEMGDESASLQHLVQDLRSQLTRCHKVIRGLQLRVRSLSATSDYASSLERTPRKVNWAFETSPAPSGVEEDEGWMSDTQAIRSGSKPSRELQELMARVASLEAQLKTSKLEGKVQAEEGKCATWPGKYNSLIQAQARELSHLRQRMREGQGICHILTQHLGDTTKAFEELLRANDIDYYMGQSFREQLAQSSALAQRVVTKISGRDHADSHDDKTGHELLALRLSKELQQKDKIIESLHTKLQQRPETPSSCQALSETTDHSDRTSLVSDEYRTNEDLELSSDLDAREYQEEQQLRQPGHGSEQDVRPSIPSPRGLLKSSHSCPNMLSSAPVALTTQFSRALVNEPVSSSFSVPSGPDVWGMEVTSDTRPRALSVIAVRPELDTLYKQMNEQNRGFTVPHDKALFTLSPGARNQHDLSTYSPLSHHAFQQYQLSGIPEGHSLKSDSGLVTGGTLWDMDNMAQQVGSFSGSPGHQLGNSHAGVNLIEEHLREVRCLRQRLEESIRTNERLRQQLEERLATAGRDGGAPTNIYIQGLDTVSQLSNEIRVLKEENLSLQSRLQASTDTCEELVQLREAVFTARARLKQAELEAEQWKEELRRLQAHSQEQGQQIHTLRQERQASQEKTNRLQHEVSLLQQQLCESRELIHSLQSELQVYDRVCSSTKASKGYLCELPGLPVELGELLGEVRSLRAQLQNSVQENSALKQLELHKQLEQKLGVGSPRTPSLSALTASPQRENFYRRQLLHDPAPSPPVRDIGLFNCGSPGPPYSDLDDSHSTANDPLDPHSELEGEAPDGSFSNRNGRHAIGHVDDFSALQQQVLEGRSLVQRMETTLQACLGPPLLEGGQKQNRELVLDYGCVKSLLTNTKTLRQILEEVMSLLKMFWRAALPSTDPSIQNLKKEQCMQEEILSLKLRISEQEEVLKGTIQRLRSTSRTKESMEHFIVNQLSRTRDVLKKARTNLEKNELRLSSLSSSSSSPCAAEDPGGAAREQPADRSFLKTSGASGVAGVAAANQRPAARKRSSQCLL; encoded by the exons ATGCTTGATCTCAAGATGAAAGAGACGTGTCGCATCTGTGGACGTGATCTCTGCGGTAACCAGCGGCGATGGATTTTCCACCCCACCGCCAAGCTCAACTTGCAGGTGCTGCTATCTCATGCTCTGGGGCAAGAGCTGGCTCGGGATGGCAGAGGAGAGTTTGCCTGCTCCAAGTGCACCTTCATGCTGGACCGCATGTACCGCTTCGACACGGTGATCGCCCGCGTTGAGGCTTTGTCCATAGAAAGGTTGCAGAGGCTCCTGCAAGAGAAACACCGGCTGAGGCAGTGCATCAGTGGACTCtaccagaaaacaaactcagagGAGGCTGCTGTAATGGGGGCTAATGACGAACCAGGGGATGGAATGGTGGACATTTCAGGTCTCACCCATGCTAAGTACTGTTCCCTGCTTCAGGAGGACCTGGTCTACTCTTTGTACGAGTCCTGGGCAGACGACGGCTTGGACTgtccccatcaccaccaccctCAGTGTACTGCTGATCCAGGGTCAGAGGTTACAGTTGCAGGATCACACCGTTGTGTACCCAGCACTCCAAGAAGGTGTCACGGATGTTCCTACTGGCGGGTTGCAGACTCTGACTATGAAGCTGTTTGTAAGGTGCCCAGGAAGCTAGCACGGAGTATTTCCTGTGGACCATCAACCCGATATTCAGCCAGTCTTATTGGAGGGAGTGTgacaggaggaggtggtggagaagcagaaagaaaaaaactggaAGAGTCAGATGAACCACCTTCCTCTCTAACTCTAGTCCCTGGTTCTCGGAACCCCTCGAGGACATCAGACAGCGATCGCACTCTGGCTGGACGAGCCAGCTCCAGCCCCTCTATAGCATCCCTGGAGACAGCTGAGGAATACATTCAGCCTGGAGCCGTAACAGATGGGCCGCCGAGCTCCCCCAAGGAACCAATAGATGACCGGATATCTGACTCCCTCTCTGAGGAGCACATGGGAGCTCCACATGGCCAAACCTCACCTGCACCCAGCCTCTCTCTGGCCCTCTGTCTGCTGCAGAGCTACGCTGTTCACAGACCAGTCCAGAGCACCAAGGGGAGTAAACTCCCAGTGCTGCTCAGACGGAGCTCCAGTAATGGAGGCACCAGGCTGGGCTTCCCTGATCCAATTCTGGGAATGTCTTATGGAACTCCAGGTGGAGAAAGATACAACCACATGCCAACACCTGAGCTGGATACCCCTCTGATCAGGTTGGATGTTGGGATTGATCAGGGTCTGAGCCTGGCTGACATGGAGGACTTATTGGAAGATTTGTACAAAGAGTAccctccaccacctccccaCCAG AGCCTCGTTGAGGAGCAGCAGAGTCAACTGAACCAGTATGAGTGTGCGGCtggtcagtgtgtcagtgagcTGCAGAAGGCCCAGCTCCAAGTTCAATCCCTGCAGGCAAAGGTCCATGAGAGCGAGGCCAACAATTTG AAGTTGCAGGAGAAGCTGACTGAGATGGAGTGTGAGCTGCGTTCACTCCGTCAGGCTACTCAGAGTCAAGAACGAACCATCCAGGGCCTCACAGAGTCCATCAACACCAAAGACAGTGAG GCCCAGGACCTGTACCAGCTGATCGAAGGACAGAACACCACACTGTGTAAGCTGCGAGAATTGGCCCACCGCAACCAACTAGCACAATGCAAG GCTCCAGAGGGGGTCAGCGAGTCCTTGACGCTTGCCCAGCTGCAGGGTGAGTTGGTAGGAGTGCAAAGCTCCCTGTTCTCACTGGGTTTGGAGCTGGAGGCCAGTCAGAGGAGTCTGAGACAGAGCCAGAGGCAAGGAGACGACCTGGTTAGGTTCAAAGACAGACTCAACTCTGATCTACAGGAGGCACTGCAGCACAGAGAtgtcactgaaaaacacaaccag GACCTCCGCTGTGCCCTTCAGAAAATTCGCTCTGAGCTGCAGGCTAAAGAAGCATCTCTGAAGGAGAGCGAGGCAGAGAGACTCTCTCTGGTGcaggaaagagacagaagcattGCACAGCTCAAACACTCTCTGCAGGACAAGGAGCAACAGTTACAG GAGTATTCAGACATGTTGGAGTCAACAGGAAGCTCCAAACCAAGAGATGCCCTGCTGGAGAAACTAAGAGAGCGTATTAAAGATAGAGACAGAGCTCTggag CGCTCCATCGATGACAAGTTTCGCTGTGTGGAGGAGCGTGAGGGCCAGGTGAGGAGGCTGCAACTAGCTCTCAGGGAGAAGGAACGAGACCTGGAGAGACTCCGCTGCATCCTGTCCAACAATGAGGAGACCATCACG ACTCTGGATGCTTTGGTGCGAGGTAaagagctggagctggagcaggCGGCCGAGGCCTACAGGAACCTCCAGTGGCTGAAACAGCAGAgcgaggagaaggagagaaatactctgagagagaaagaaaccaTCATCAGCCAGCTACAGGCAGCTTTGCAGGCACGCAGCCAGGagacacag GATCTGACAGCAGCCCTCGTTGCCAGAGTTCAGGCTGGTCCCACTGAGGTTGTGGAAGAGCTGAAGGCTCGGCTGGCGCTCAAAGAGAAGCTCTTCCAGGAGCTGTTGTCAGACCGCAGCCGCCAGTCTAATGAACACCAAACACAGGTCCAGGACCTGCTCAACACTCTCAGCTCCAAAGACCAGTATCTGCAG gacAACTCCTACAGGCTGTCTGTGGTGATTAGTGAGCGGACAGGCCAGCTGCAGGAGCTACGCAGACAGCTGTCATTGAGAGAGCAGGAGCTGTGCGAGCTGAGACGGGACAAGGAGAGGGAGATGGGAGGAGAGACGGAGCATCTGCAGACTCTGCTGAAAGAGAAGGAAGCCTTTATCAAG GAGCTGATGCAGGGCCAGGAGGAGGCGATGCAATCGTCCTCAAAAGAGAGCGAGGCAGAGATGAAGGCTAtccaggaggagctgcagctggtactgaagaaggagagggaggcTCAG AAGGAGCTCTCTGCTCTGCGTTTATCCTTGGCTCACCAGCAGACCACAAAAGACAGCACTGATCATCAA CGTGTGCTGGAGCAGCTTGTGTCAGAGTACCACAAGCTGAATGACGCCCTGAGGGCGGAGAAGAGATTATACCAGAGTCTCACCCACATTCACACCAAAAGTGACAG CTCAGAGAAGATCCAGACCCTGCACACTGAGCTAGACTCTGTTCAGGCTCTCCGCGGACAGCTGGAGGAGGTCCTGGCCAGGACCCGTAACATGGCCCTAGTGCTGGAAAGGGCAGCTAAAAGGCAGCCTGACTTTGGAG AGCTcagcacagaggaggaggaggaggaggaggagggggatgaTGAAGACGGCAGCAGTGACGAGTTCACCGACAGCATAGAGGAGGACGATGAGAAAGTGACAGCTAGAAGTTTGGCCTCCATTCAG ACATCTGGAAGGGCCAGCGGACCTGAGGGTGTGTCTGGAGGGCTGGTGAGGGGTTTGCTGGCCCAGCGAGCCAATGGGGAGAGAGACTTACAGCAGCTCGAGAAAGCAAAGACAACACTTGAAAGAGAGCTTGAAGAAATAAGGTCACAGCTGGAGAGGGATGGATACACCTCTGTGGCTCAGATGAG GAGTGCACTGCAGAGGCTGCAGCAGGAAAACCAGTTCCTGAAAGCAAACCAAGGACGGGCTGGAGTCCTGGGACTAAGGACTAACACAGAGGAGAATCACAGGAGCCTGAaccaggaagaggaagaggaggaggaggaagaagaggaggaggaggatattgaggaggaggaagaagatgaagaggaggaaacatCTTCAGTGCCAGTGGGAAAACGTGGTCCTCCGTGTGTTAGTCTGAGCAAGGAGCGGGGGAAAAGGCATTGCACACGGCCATGCTCTCTGGAGCCCGGCACGCTGACATCTCATCACTACAAACACCAGCCTGAGACG GAGGTGGAGCCTGCTGGTGACAGGAGTGAGGTGGGAGCGCTCTGGCAGGATATAGACGAGGGTCTCCGAGAGCAGGCGGCCCGTCTGTGCTCTGATCTGGCTCTGAGCCGCCAGGAGAACAGAGAGCTGCAGGAGAGGCTGATGGTGTCTGAGGCCACAGTTCACGCTCAGGCTGAACAACTGAAGGACTACAGGGATCTGCTCA CGGAGACGTCTGTCCAGCAGGCCAGTAAGCAGGTGCAGGTGGATCTTCAGGATCTGGGTTATGAGACTTGTGGTCGCAGTGAGAACGAAGCTGAGAGAGAAGACGCCAGCAGCCCAG aGTTTGATGACCTAGAGATGTGCACGTCGCTGTCCCATCATCAGGACTATGAGGGGGTGGGTGGCAGCTGGTACACTGGTAACAGCAATAACAGAGGTGCTTATGATGAAATGGGGGATGAGTCAGCTTCTCTCCAGCATCTGGTCCAGGATCTCCGCTCACAACTGACCCGCTGCCACAAGGTGATCCGTGGGCTGCAGCTGCGTGTCCGCTCGCTGTCTGCCACAAGTGACTACGCTTCCAGCCTGGAGCGCACCCCACGCAAG GTAAACTGGGCCTTTGAGACTTCACCAGCCCCGAGCGGTGTGGAAGAGGATGAAGGCTGGATGTCTGACACCCAAGCCATTCGTTCAGGGTCCAAGCCCAGCAGGGAGCTGCAAGAACTGATGGCACGTGTTGCATCACTGGAGGCACAGCTGAAGACATCCAAACTGGAGGGAAAAGTTCAAGCAGAAGAAGGGAAATGTGCCACCTGGCCCGG GAAGTACAACTCTCTGATCCAGGCACAAGCTCGTGAGCTGTCCCACCTGAGGCAGAGGATGAGAGAGGGGCAAGGAATCTGCCATATCCTAACCCAACACCTGGGAGATACCACCAAG GCCTTTGAGGAGCTGCTGCGAGCCAATGATATCGATTACTACATGGGCCAGAGTTTTAGAGAACAGCTGGCACAGAGCTCTGCCCTGGCACAAAGAGTGGTCACCAAGATCAGTGGAC GAGACCATGCAGACAGCCATGATGATAAGACAGGCCATGAGTTGCTTGCCCTACG GTTGAGTAAGGAGCTCCAgcaaaaagataaaatcattGAGTCTCTCCACACCAAGCTGCAGCAGCGTCCAGAGACTCCGTCCAGCTGCCAAGCCCTCTCTGAGACTACCGACCATTCAGACAGGACCTCTCTGGTGTCCGATGAGTATCGAACCAATGAAGACCTGGAGCTCAGTTCTGATTTAGACGCCAGAGAATATCAGGAGGAGCAACAACTGCGGCAGCCAGGACACGGATCAGAACAAGATG tccgtccatccatcccttcTCCTCGTGGCCTCCTCAAGTCTTCCCACAGCTGTCCCAACATGCTTTCCTCAGCCCCTGTGGCTTTGACCACTCAATTCTCCAGAG CCCTTGTCAATGAGCctgtttcctcctccttctctgtccCCTCTGGCCCTGACGTCTGGGGTATGGAAGTCACTTCTGACACCCGGCCCAGGGCCCTGTCTGTGATCGCTGTTCGCCCAGAGCTGGACACACTGTACAAACAGATGAATGAGCAGAACAGGG gCTTCACAGTTCCCCATGATAAGGCTCTGTTCACTCTCTCACCTGGTGCCCGCAATCAGCACGACCTCTCCACCTACAGCCCGCTATCCCATCATGCCTTTCAACAGTACCAGCTGAGTGGTATTCCTGAAGGCCACTCGCTGAAGTCTGACTCAGGTCTAGTGACAGGGGGGACTTTGTGGGACATGGACAACATGGCTCAGCAAGTCGGAAGCTTCTCTGGATCACCTGGACATCAACTAGGAAATAGTCATGCAG GGGTAAATTTGATAGAGGAGCACTTGCGGGAGGTGAGGTGTCTTCGTCAGCGTCTGGAGGAGTCCATTAGGACAAACGAGAGGCTCCGACAGCAGCTGGAAGAAAGACTGGCCACCGCTGGGCGTGATGGAG GAGCACCAACAAACATCTACATCCAGGGACTGGATACAGTCAGTCAGCTGTCTAATGAAATCAGAGTCCTGAAAGAAGAAAACCTCAGTTTACAGTCTCGCCTGCAGGCCAGCACAG ACACGTGCGAAGAGCTGGTGCAGCTGCGGGAGGCGGTGTTTACAGCACGTGCACGCCTGAAGCAAGCAGAGCTGGAGGCTGAGCAGTGGAAGGAGGAGTTAAGACGACTCCAGGCCCACAGTCAGGAGCAGGGACAGCAGATACACACATTAAGGCAGGAACGACAGGCCAGTCAGGAGAAAACCAACAG GCTCCAGCATGAGGTGTCTctactgcagcagcagctgtgtgagaGCAGGGAGCTCATCCACTCCCTGCAGAGTGAACTGCAAGTTTACGATCGTGTGTGTTCCAGCACAAAGGCCAGCAAAG GCTACCTGTGTGAGCTCCCGGGTCTACCAGTGGAGCTTGGGGAGCTGTTGGGGGAGGTGAGGAGTTTACGGGCCCAGCTGCAGAACAGTGTCCAGGAGAACAGCGCCCTCAAGCAGCTGGAGCTCCACAAACAGCTGGAACAGAAGTTGGGTGTCGGCTCTCCTCGCACTCCTTCCCTCTCTGCCCTCACTGCCAGCCCTCAGAGAGAAAACTTCTACAGACGACAGCTGCTGCACG ACCCAGCTCCGTCTCCACCTGTCAGGGACATTGGTCTGTTTAACTGTGGATCTCCCGGTCCGCCCTACTCAGACCTGGATGACAGCCATAGCACTGCCAATG ACCCTCTCGATCCTCACTCTGAGTTGGAGGGTGAGGCCCCTGACGGATCATTTTCAAACCGTAACGGCCGTCACGCCATCGGTCATGTGGATGACTTCAGCGCTCTGCAGCAGCAAGTCTTAGAGGGCCGGAGCCTTGTCCAGCGCATGGAGACAACATTGCAGGCCTGCCTGGGCCCACCACTGCTGGAGGGGGGgcagaaacagaacagagagcTG GTGCTGGACTATGGATGTGTGAAGAGTCTTCTGACCAACACCAAGACTCTGAGGCAGATTTTGGAGGAGGTGATGTCTCTGCTGAAGATGTTCTGGAGGGCAGCACTGCCCAGCACTGATCCCTCCATCCAAAACCTTAAGAAG gagCAGTGTATGCAAGAGGAGATCTTGTCCCTGAAGCTGCGTATATCAGAGCAGGAAGAGGTTCTTAAGGGGACAATTCAAAGACTGAGGAGCACCAGCCGCACCAAGGAGAGCATGGAGCACTTCATAGTCAACCAGC TGTCAAGGACTCGTGATGTGCTGAAGAAAGCAAGGACAAATTTAGAG AAGAATGAGCTGAGACTTTCCTCTCTaagctcctcctcttcctctccttgtGCTG CTGAGGACCCAGGAGGCGCTGCCAGAGAGCAGCCTGCTGATCGCAGTTTCCTGAAGACCAGCGGTGCCTCTGGAGTCGCCGGGGTTGCGGCGGCCAATCAGCGTCCGGCAGCGAGGAAGCGCAGCAGCCAATGCCTGCTTTAG